In Maridesulfovibrio sp., the following proteins share a genomic window:
- a CDS encoding STAS/SEC14 domain-containing protein, with product MLELIDVGPNVLGLKIQGKIQNEDIQEVIKTSEDKLENYEQIAIYIEIIEMGGISIDAFFTDLKFALPNLKKFSKKAVVSESKWHDKLAKIIDKIFSSIEIRHFTPEERENAKKWVLE from the coding sequence ATGCTTGAACTCATTGATGTCGGCCCTAATGTTCTCGGACTTAAAATTCAAGGTAAAATTCAGAACGAAGACATACAGGAAGTAATAAAAACCTCTGAAGACAAACTCGAAAACTACGAGCAGATTGCCATTTATATCGAAATCATCGAAATGGGCGGTATCAGCATCGATGCTTTTTTCACGGACCTTAAATTCGCACTGCCCAACCTGAAAAAGTTTTCTAAAAAAGCGGTTGTATCTGAAAGTAAGTGGCATGATAAGCTGGCAAAGATCATTGACAAAATTTTTTCATCCATTGAAATCCGACATTTTACCCCGGAGGAGCGTGAAAACGCAAAAAAATGGGTACTTGAATAA
- a CDS encoding flavodoxin family protein — protein sequence MKILTLLGSPRIKGNTATVLNTIEMEFAAQGCAVERINVPKKKVNGCLGCNKCRLGPDRIACVQKDDVTEIFKKMISADLILFATPVYYWGMTAQLKALVDRTNALITNYGEPNQTSLIKNKPIALLATGGGVYENNILLFKEFDKIIKALLARKTGELHIGECLEPKDITPEIKDKATKFAKEVLLQMATLQNS from the coding sequence ATGAAAATACTAACATTACTCGGAAGTCCAAGGATAAAAGGAAATACTGCAACGGTTCTGAATACAATAGAAATGGAATTTGCTGCGCAAGGATGTGCAGTGGAAAGGATAAATGTGCCTAAAAAAAAAGTTAACGGCTGTCTTGGTTGCAACAAATGCCGTCTTGGACCGGATAGAATTGCATGTGTGCAGAAAGACGATGTAACAGAAATTTTTAAAAAAATGATCTCTGCCGACCTGATTCTGTTTGCCACACCGGTATATTACTGGGGCATGACTGCACAGCTCAAAGCTTTGGTGGATAGGACCAATGCACTCATTACAAACTATGGTGAGCCGAACCAGACGTCTTTAATAAAGAATAAGCCTATTGCCCTATTGGCTACCGGTGGCGGGGTGTATGAAAACAACATATTACTTTTCAAGGAATTTGATAAAATCATTAAAGCGTTACTCGCCCGGAAAACCGGAGAACTCCATATCGGAGAATGTCTGGAACCCAAAGACATAACCCCCGAAATAAAAGATAAAGCAACTAAATTCGCGAAAGAAGTACTCCTGCAAATGGCTACATTACAAAACAGCTAA
- a CDS encoding gamma-glutamyl-gamma-aminobutyrate hydrolase family protein (Members of this family of hydrolases with an active site Cys residue belong to MEROPS family C26.) encodes MQKPLVLVLNILFETPLRNSFDNRMAEVFGPVALEYDTAYLEDLENIADTDKYTHLLISGSTASATEEKDWYPALDSIIHRFRSEKKAILGICFGHQFLIRHILGKDHVRKSATPEIGWTKIKLSETPAFDAVGSIKSAVFHYDEVFDLDSRFEITASSDRCKIHGFKMKEEKIWGIQFHPDFMYEDVHEFSEDIRKNDPQFEEIHCQTETSATEFKKNDYILKKWIEVS; translated from the coding sequence ATGCAGAAGCCCCTTGTTCTCGTGCTGAACATTCTCTTCGAGACACCACTCAGGAACAGCTTTGACAATAGAATGGCCGAAGTCTTTGGCCCTGTAGCATTGGAATATGACACTGCCTATCTGGAAGACCTAGAAAATATTGCTGACACCGATAAGTATACACACCTGCTGATCTCCGGTTCCACGGCAAGTGCTACCGAGGAAAAAGACTGGTATCCGGCTCTGGACAGCATCATTCACCGCTTCAGATCAGAAAAGAAAGCTATTCTCGGCATATGTTTTGGGCACCAGTTTTTAATAAGACACATACTTGGCAAAGACCACGTAAGAAAATCAGCAACACCGGAAATCGGGTGGACAAAAATAAAGCTGTCCGAAACACCTGCTTTCGATGCCGTCGGCTCAATTAAGTCAGCAGTATTCCACTATGATGAGGTGTTTGATTTAGATTCCAGATTCGAAATCACGGCGAGCTCAGATCGGTGCAAAATTCATGGATTCAAGATGAAAGAGGAAAAAATCTGGGGAATTCAATTTCACCCTGACTTCATGTATGAAGATGTGCATGAATTTTCTGAAGATATTAGGAAAAATGATCCTCAATTTGAAGAAATTCACTGTCAAACAGAAACATCGGCAACTGAATTCAAAAAGAATGATTATATTTTAAAAAAATGGATTGAAGTATCCTAA
- a CDS encoding protein kinase family protein: MNPKHGDLIKFIRRKDYEFIKELGQGGCGKTVLLRDPTIDEDFVCKKYAPRVDDLKDDLFPNFVREIKIMHKLYHRNVVRVFNYHLYPIEKTGYILMERIYGDDIDSYIKDHPDSLSDLFVQAIEAFAYLEKNGVLHRDIRPQNILVSNNGTLKVIDFGFGKIANDKQDFDKSISINWWCEPPEDFEYDSYSHCTEVYFLGKLFEKIIHDYDIDSFRYLSLLRDMNTKSPDERIDSFSTIKTKILTTSIDEVDFTKAELSSYRMFSDLLYLHMVRLGANAKYHDDVVDVIAKLESAYRNFMLEVLVPNASVVTNCFIDGDYSFRTNGMKVADVKVFINMFKSVTSEKQRIILANLHTRLDSVFRDKQSAGLEDVPF; this comes from the coding sequence ATGAATCCCAAACATGGTGATCTGATTAAATTTATTCGTCGAAAAGACTATGAGTTTATTAAGGAATTAGGTCAAGGTGGCTGTGGAAAGACGGTTCTTTTACGAGACCCTACTATAGATGAAGATTTTGTATGTAAAAAATATGCACCACGCGTTGATGATCTCAAGGATGATCTTTTTCCCAATTTTGTGCGAGAAATTAAGATTATGCACAAGTTGTATCATAGAAACGTGGTCAGGGTGTTTAATTACCATCTATACCCTATAGAAAAGACAGGCTATATTTTGATGGAGCGGATTTATGGTGATGATATTGATAGCTATATAAAGGATCACCCTGATTCGTTAAGCGATTTATTTGTTCAAGCAATAGAAGCTTTTGCATACTTGGAGAAGAATGGAGTTCTCCATAGGGATATACGTCCTCAGAATATACTTGTTTCAAATAATGGGACACTAAAGGTTATTGATTTTGGTTTTGGTAAAATAGCAAATGATAAACAGGATTTTGATAAGAGCATTAGCATCAACTGGTGGTGTGAACCTCCAGAGGATTTTGAGTATGATTCATATAGCCATTGCACAGAAGTTTACTTTCTCGGCAAACTTTTCGAGAAGATAATCCATGACTATGATATAGATTCCTTTCGTTATTTAAGTCTGTTACGAGATATGAACACTAAGTCTCCTGACGAAAGAATAGATAGTTTCTCAACAATAAAGACCAAAATTTTGACTACAAGCATCGATGAGGTTGATTTTACTAAAGCCGAGTTATCTTCTTATAGAATGTTTTCAGATCTTTTATACCTTCATATGGTTAGGTTGGGAGCAAACGCCAAATATCATGACGATGTAGTAGACGTTATTGCTAAACTTGAGTCGGCATATAGGAATTTTATGTTAGAAGTATTGGTTCCCAATGCGTCTGTAGTCACTAACTGTTTTATTGATGGTGACTATTCTTTTAGAACGAACGGAATGAAAGTTGCCGATGTTAAAGTGTTTATTAACATGTTTAAGTCTGTGACGAGTGAAAAGCAGCGCATAATATTGGCAAATTTGCATACTAGGCTTGATTCCGTTTTTCGCGATAAGCAGTCTGCCGGGCTGGAGGATGTCCCATTCTAG
- a CDS encoding DUF2087 domain-containing protein, with product MSRTNLPLTINDVSAFSRNLRRQLETAERIPGHVEMMNLLAKAGGYKNFQHLKSEQLPAPREQETATIDLKRVLNATRYFNLNGQLERWPKKYNQRILCLWVLWSRIPARETMNELELDERLILAHKFCDHTMLRRWMVDEKMLSRTPDGREYRRIETRPPLEAVELIKRITH from the coding sequence ATGTCACGCACTAACCTTCCCCTGACCATCAACGATGTATCCGCATTCTCACGCAACCTGCGCCGCCAACTGGAGACCGCAGAGCGTATTCCCGGTCATGTGGAAATGATGAACCTGCTGGCTAAGGCCGGAGGGTACAAAAACTTCCAGCATCTCAAGTCTGAACAGCTTCCTGCTCCACGGGAGCAGGAAACCGCAACTATTGATCTAAAGCGGGTATTAAATGCGACCCGCTATTTTAATCTTAACGGACAGCTGGAACGTTGGCCCAAAAAGTATAACCAACGCATACTCTGCCTCTGGGTTCTCTGGTCCCGCATCCCGGCAAGAGAGACAATGAACGAGCTGGAACTTGATGAGAGATTGATTCTGGCCCACAAATTCTGCGACCACACAATGCTCAGACGCTGGATGGTGGACGAGAAGATGCTTTCACGTACCCCTGACGGGCGCGAATACAGACGCATTGAGACCCGTCCTCCGCTGGAAGCCGTGGAACTGATTAAAAGGATCACCCACTAA
- a CDS encoding zinc ribbon domain-containing protein YjdM, giving the protein MENLPNCPQCKSEYVYSDGSVLICPECNFEFQPEDAAEKVYKDANGVVLVDGDTVIVTQNLKVKGASSDIKKGTKVKNIRLVEPEDGVHDISCKIPGFGSMMLKTSVVKKA; this is encoded by the coding sequence ATGGAAAACTTACCTAATTGCCCGCAGTGTAAATCCGAGTACGTGTATTCAGACGGCAGCGTCCTGATCTGCCCCGAATGCAACTTTGAATTCCAGCCCGAAGATGCAGCGGAGAAAGTCTATAAAGACGCAAACGGTGTAGTCCTGGTTGACGGAGACACCGTCATTGTCACCCAGAACCTGAAAGTGAAAGGAGCTTCCTCCGACATCAAGAAAGGAACGAAAGTTAAAAACATCCGACTAGTAGAGCCAGAAGACGGAGTGCATGACATCTCCTGCAAAATTCCCGGATTCGGTTCCATGATGCTAAAGACTTCAGTTGTCAAAAAAGCATAA
- a CDS encoding MBL fold metallo-hydrolase, which produces MRLTVLMDNNTIIDRYLLGEPGLCFHIATEEKNILFDAGYSEAFIRNASRMGIDLLKLDTIVLSHSHMDHSWGLAPLFQLFTEAMIEGQGIPKPDFTAHPGVFLSRTVDGLPEIGSILTEQTVANFCSMNMSKSPLWITDDLVFLGEIPRKNNFESLTPMGQIRRPEGNMDCFIHEDSAMAYRSADGLVIITGCSHAGVCNIIEYARDICGEARIKDVIGGFHLLNPPKEQMQGTLEYFSKLQAQRIFACHCTDLAAKIKLSEVANICEVGVGLKLDY; this is translated from the coding sequence ATGCGATTGACCGTACTAATGGATAACAACACAATTATCGACAGATATTTGCTTGGAGAACCAGGGCTCTGTTTTCACATTGCCACAGAGGAGAAAAATATTCTTTTCGATGCCGGTTACAGCGAGGCTTTTATACGTAACGCTTCCAGAATGGGGATTGATCTCCTTAAACTGGACACTATTGTACTTTCCCATTCCCACATGGATCACAGTTGGGGACTTGCCCCCTTATTTCAATTATTCACCGAGGCAATGATTGAAGGACAGGGCATCCCGAAACCGGATTTCACTGCCCATCCTGGTGTATTCCTAAGCCGCACGGTAGACGGACTGCCGGAAATAGGCTCCATTCTTACTGAACAGACCGTCGCTAATTTCTGTTCTATGAACATGTCCAAATCACCGCTATGGATAACAGATGATCTGGTATTTCTTGGAGAAATACCCCGCAAAAACAATTTCGAATCCCTTACTCCCATGGGGCAGATCAGACGCCCGGAAGGAAACATGGATTGCTTTATCCATGAAGACTCCGCCATGGCCTACCGCAGCGCTGACGGTCTGGTCATAATTACCGGATGCTCCCATGCCGGGGTATGCAATATCATCGAGTACGCCCGAGATATCTGCGGTGAAGCGCGCATAAAAGACGTGATCGGCGGTTTTCACCTGCTTAATCCCCCTAAGGAGCAGATGCAAGGTACGCTGGAATATTTCAGCAAGCTGCAAGCCCAACGCATCTTCGCATGCCATTGCACCGACCTTGCTGCCAAAATCAAACTCTCTGAAGTAGCAAATATCTGTGAAGTAGGAGTGGGTTTAAAGCTTGATTACTAA
- a CDS encoding methyl-accepting chemotaxis protein, with product MNFKDWNLKNKIIIPTFCIVALILAASTWVMTDQAKDMAVEQAIHAADIEAAGYSNDISETLGKALTVTRTLAAMFEIGANYKRIPDREELDAVLIEVLKRHPGLSGAWCTFPGKTSYDDREEEYMEKYKGAYRNWYYRDGGKIASSFAGDEDLTGQAWFEKPMAGDVETISEPYPWEVDGKTFWLCSTGYPIKKKGRNIGIVGVDFYLNDLLETVLDIKPFETGYAFLVTNQGTIVAHPNPEFQAKKLVDVMRNENSAVIDAIRKGQPYSFISTSPITGKREYITYSPIAVGKTVFPWSIALVIPMDKVEAQANAIAHNSMIISVAAILILLVVLFVLAGLISKPILNTADYTAKVAKGDLDADLSIHQKDEIGHMADSLRAMVSELKKTILKAEDETRKAEDESAKAREATAEAEKAREKADMARAEGLHHAADRVEKVLKRVVSASKQMSVQSDEMLHGAEIQSDRISSTATAMEEMNATVLEIARNASDAAEASTVAQEKARDGASVVEKSKSALGQTVQEVNNLKGNMMELDTQAKGTETIIRVITDIADQTNLLALNAAIEAARAGEAGRGFAVVADEVRKLAEKTMTATGEVSNSITAIQRVAGENIRSMETVNKRIEEANEFSENSGDVLKEIVSGAEMSAIQIQSIATAAEEQSATSEEINISVEEISRITAETAEGAREFALALESLAEQVSEMQKIVEDLKAE from the coding sequence ATGAATTTTAAGGACTGGAATCTAAAAAACAAAATCATTATACCGACTTTCTGTATTGTGGCGTTGATTCTTGCAGCAAGTACATGGGTAATGACAGATCAGGCTAAAGACATGGCCGTAGAACAAGCTATTCATGCCGCCGATATTGAAGCCGCAGGTTACAGCAACGACATTTCCGAAACCCTTGGAAAAGCCCTTACGGTAACGAGAACATTGGCCGCTATGTTTGAAATCGGCGCCAACTATAAACGCATACCTGACCGTGAAGAACTCGATGCAGTTCTGATCGAAGTTCTAAAACGCCATCCCGGTCTTTCCGGTGCATGGTGCACCTTTCCCGGTAAAACGAGTTATGATGACCGGGAAGAAGAGTATATGGAAAAATATAAGGGGGCTTACCGTAACTGGTACTACCGGGACGGTGGTAAAATTGCATCTTCCTTTGCAGGAGACGAAGATCTTACAGGACAGGCATGGTTTGAAAAACCCATGGCAGGTGATGTGGAAACAATATCCGAGCCGTACCCCTGGGAAGTTGACGGTAAAACATTCTGGCTCTGCTCCACCGGTTATCCGATTAAGAAAAAAGGACGTAACATAGGTATCGTCGGTGTAGACTTTTACCTTAATGATCTGCTCGAAACGGTTCTTGATATCAAGCCGTTTGAAACAGGTTACGCATTCCTTGTCACAAACCAGGGAACTATCGTTGCACATCCCAACCCTGAGTTTCAGGCCAAAAAGCTTGTTGATGTCATGCGCAATGAGAACTCAGCAGTGATCGATGCAATCAGAAAAGGCCAACCCTACTCCTTTATATCCACTTCTCCCATAACCGGAAAAAGAGAATACATAACCTATAGCCCTATAGCCGTTGGAAAAACGGTCTTCCCATGGTCCATCGCGCTGGTTATTCCTATGGACAAGGTGGAAGCTCAGGCCAACGCAATCGCGCACAACAGCATGATCATCAGCGTTGCGGCTATTCTTATCCTGCTGGTAGTTCTTTTTGTCCTTGCCGGGCTGATCAGTAAGCCTATCCTCAATACAGCGGATTACACAGCTAAAGTTGCAAAAGGCGATCTTGATGCCGATCTCTCAATTCACCAGAAAGATGAAATCGGGCACATGGCTGATTCACTGCGTGCCATGGTCAGTGAATTGAAAAAAACAATCCTGAAAGCTGAAGATGAAACCCGCAAAGCGGAGGATGAATCAGCTAAGGCACGAGAAGCCACTGCTGAAGCCGAAAAAGCACGAGAAAAAGCGGATATGGCCAGAGCAGAAGGTCTACATCACGCGGCAGATAGAGTTGAAAAGGTACTTAAACGGGTTGTCTCAGCTTCTAAACAAATGTCTGTACAGTCGGATGAAATGCTCCATGGTGCGGAAATTCAGAGTGATCGTATTTCTTCAACGGCTACTGCTATGGAAGAAATGAACGCCACAGTGCTGGAAATAGCACGCAACGCCAGTGATGCCGCTGAAGCAAGTACCGTGGCTCAGGAAAAAGCCAGAGACGGAGCTTCTGTCGTGGAAAAATCAAAATCTGCACTCGGGCAGACAGTTCAGGAGGTCAACAACCTCAAAGGTAATATGATGGAGCTCGACACGCAGGCTAAGGGAACAGAGACAATTATCAGAGTAATTACCGATATTGCTGACCAGACTAATCTGCTGGCCCTTAATGCCGCCATTGAAGCTGCTCGGGCAGGTGAAGCCGGACGCGGATTTGCAGTAGTTGCGGACGAAGTACGTAAACTGGCGGAGAAAACCATGACCGCAACCGGAGAGGTATCAAACTCAATAACTGCCATTCAACGTGTTGCCGGGGAAAATATCCGCTCAATGGAAACTGTCAATAAACGCATTGAAGAAGCCAATGAATTCTCTGAAAACTCAGGTGATGTTTTGAAAGAAATCGTAAGCGGAGCAGAAATGAGTGCAATCCAGATTCAGAGCATTGCAACTGCTGCGGAAGAACAATCCGCCACCTCTGAAGAAATCAACATTTCAGTGGAGGAAATCAGCCGCATCACAGCGGAAACCGCTGAAGGAGCGAGGGAGTTTGCCCTAGCACTCGAATCTCTCGCCGAGCAGGTCTCTGAAATGCAAAAAATTGTTGAAGATTTAAAAGCCGAATAA
- a CDS encoding LysR family transcriptional regulator, whose product MQLNIEYLRTFIAVATSQSFTRAAAQVHRSQSAVSMQIKRLEEEIGRPLFVRDGKTARLTSDGKLLISLARGLVQSHDEAVVSLLNAQLEGVIRFGAPEHYTIGVLPKLLVGFARSYPDVLVKFQSKTSDVVKKAVDAGELDLGLCTAPVEGGHGLIQEAVVWAAGPSFELKQLPFIPLAVEDGCIFQDWALRALAEAGIPYRIVYVSQGLSGVFDAARAGLAVTPAIKRTIPADLAVLGSEHGLPALPQSSISLVFRDGPIPDSVNCFAEHIADAFQGGVDL is encoded by the coding sequence ATGCAATTAAATATAGAATATTTACGTACTTTTATCGCGGTGGCTACTTCGCAAAGTTTTACTAGGGCGGCTGCTCAGGTCCATCGTTCTCAGTCCGCTGTGAGCATGCAGATCAAGCGGCTTGAGGAAGAAATAGGCAGGCCGTTATTCGTGCGTGATGGGAAAACCGCCCGGCTGACTTCGGATGGCAAGCTGCTTATCAGTCTCGCACGCGGTCTTGTGCAATCTCATGATGAAGCAGTAGTTTCATTGTTAAATGCGCAGTTGGAAGGTGTGATTCGTTTCGGAGCTCCTGAACATTACACTATAGGCGTGCTGCCGAAATTGTTAGTCGGTTTCGCCCGGAGTTATCCTGATGTCCTTGTGAAATTTCAAAGCAAAACCAGCGACGTGGTAAAAAAAGCTGTTGATGCCGGAGAGCTGGATCTTGGACTTTGTACCGCACCGGTGGAAGGCGGACATGGCCTGATTCAGGAAGCAGTCGTCTGGGCGGCTGGGCCATCATTTGAGTTGAAGCAGCTGCCATTTATTCCCTTGGCTGTTGAAGATGGGTGTATTTTTCAAGATTGGGCATTGCGGGCTTTGGCAGAAGCTGGGATTCCATATCGCATAGTTTATGTGAGTCAGGGATTGTCCGGCGTATTTGATGCTGCTCGAGCAGGATTGGCAGTAACGCCCGCTATCAAAAGGACGATCCCAGCAGACCTAGCAGTGCTGGGCAGTGAACATGGACTCCCTGCTTTGCCGCAATCAAGCATATCTCTTGTTTTCAGGGATGGTCCTATTCCAGACTCTGTTAACTGTTTTGCCGAGCATATTGCTGATGCATTTCAGGGGGGTGTTGATCTGTAA
- a CDS encoding class I SAM-dependent methyltransferase, with amino-acid sequence MSGKAESFADKMGEILNYGALNLAMGIGYEVGLFEALSRMDGPAPCIEIAAESGVNERYLREWLGVMVCGEIVEVHADGEGTELFELPQEYVPFLCQSGGNSNLGVYTQEIPLLTDCARQGVLEGMKSGKGIPYECYPKFYDFMEELAEAKHRDVLVNSFLPSVMEGEMVKRLEQGISVCDIGCAEGVALEVMAAAFPQSKFTGTDISEQSLDNGRKRVALNGLTNVTFRLHDAAGDYVQPEQFDYITAFDSIHDQTRPFKALQNIHKLLKPGGVFSMIDIKASSSIAGNKKHPMGTFLYTVSLMHCMPVGLVDGGTGLGMMWGREKAVSMCRKAGFSRVEVVDIPEDGFNSHYLCFK; translated from the coding sequence ATGAGCGGAAAAGCGGAATCCTTTGCTGATAAAATGGGCGAGATCCTCAATTACGGTGCGCTGAACCTGGCTATGGGCATCGGGTATGAAGTCGGATTGTTCGAGGCTCTGTCGCGTATGGACGGTCCTGCTCCGTGTATTGAAATCGCTGCGGAATCAGGTGTAAACGAACGTTACCTGCGTGAATGGCTGGGAGTCATGGTATGTGGTGAAATAGTCGAGGTCCATGCTGATGGCGAAGGTACTGAGCTGTTTGAGTTACCTCAGGAATATGTGCCGTTTCTTTGCCAAAGTGGAGGCAATTCCAATTTGGGCGTCTATACTCAGGAAATACCCTTGCTCACTGATTGCGCCCGGCAGGGAGTACTGGAAGGTATGAAGAGCGGGAAAGGCATTCCCTATGAGTGTTATCCTAAATTTTATGATTTCATGGAAGAGTTGGCTGAGGCCAAACATCGTGATGTTCTGGTTAATTCTTTTCTTCCTTCGGTTATGGAGGGGGAAATGGTCAAGCGTCTGGAGCAGGGTATCTCCGTCTGCGATATCGGATGCGCCGAAGGCGTGGCCCTAGAAGTCATGGCCGCGGCTTTCCCGCAATCAAAGTTTACCGGGACGGATATTTCGGAACAGTCGCTTGATAACGGACGCAAACGTGTCGCTTTGAACGGGCTGACGAATGTTACTTTCCGCCTTCATGATGCTGCCGGTGATTACGTTCAGCCGGAACAGTTCGATTATATCACGGCCTTTGATTCCATCCACGACCAGACCCGGCCATTCAAGGCTTTGCAGAACATTCATAAACTGCTTAAGCCCGGCGGGGTCTTTTCCATGATTGATATTAAAGCAAGTTCTTCAATTGCCGGAAATAAGAAACATCCTATGGGAACGTTTCTCTATACGGTCAGCCTGATGCACTGCATGCCAGTGGGGCTGGTGGATGGCGGAACAGGTTTGGGGATGATGTGGGGCCGTGAGAAGGCGGTTTCCATGTGTCGGAAAGCCGGGTTCAGCCGGGTTGAGGTCGTGGACATCCCTGAAGATGGATTTAACAGCCATTATCTTTGTTTTAAATAG